In Haloarchaeobius litoreus, the following are encoded in one genomic region:
- a CDS encoding alpha-hydroxy-acid oxidizing protein, producing MTDDEDASTPYGRHRQTTVYTTGMLTGNVPDIPVDPDRLAEHAEEELDGRAYDYVAGGAGGESTMRANRRAFEDYRIVPRVMRDTGTRDLSTTVLGQEFAVPVLLAPIGAQGIIHEDGDIASARAAARWDVPYVCSTQASEPLEDVAEALGDTPKWFQLYASEDRDLTRSLVERAEDAGYDAIVVTLDTPHLGWRERDLDRGFLPFLDGDGIANYTSDPVFRDRLDQPPEENPRAAAQEFVQVFSDATLIWGDLGWIAELTDLPVVAKGILHPEDARAALDHGAEGVVVSNHGGRQVDNAVAALDQLPRIVEAVDEDATVVFDSGIRRGADAVVALALGADAVSLGRPWVYGLGLAGEDGVASVCENFLADLDLTVALAGYDAVDDIDESALRTS from the coding sequence ATGACCGACGACGAGGACGCTTCGACACCGTACGGTCGACACCGCCAGACGACGGTCTACACGACCGGGATGCTCACCGGGAACGTCCCCGACATCCCCGTCGACCCGGACCGGCTTGCGGAGCACGCCGAGGAGGAGCTGGACGGCCGGGCGTACGACTACGTCGCCGGCGGGGCCGGCGGCGAGTCCACGATGCGGGCCAACCGGCGGGCGTTCGAGGACTACCGCATCGTCCCGCGAGTGATGCGTGACACTGGGACACGGGACCTCTCGACGACCGTGCTCGGCCAGGAGTTCGCGGTCCCCGTCCTGCTCGCCCCCATCGGCGCGCAGGGAATCATCCACGAGGACGGCGACATCGCGAGCGCCCGCGCGGCGGCACGGTGGGACGTCCCGTACGTCTGCTCGACGCAGGCCTCGGAGCCGCTGGAGGACGTCGCCGAGGCGCTCGGTGACACCCCGAAGTGGTTCCAGCTCTATGCCAGCGAGGACCGCGACCTCACCCGGAGCCTCGTCGAGCGTGCCGAGGACGCGGGCTACGATGCCATCGTCGTCACGCTCGACACGCCCCACCTCGGCTGGCGCGAGCGCGACCTCGACCGCGGGTTCCTCCCGTTCCTCGACGGCGACGGCATCGCGAACTACACCAGCGACCCGGTGTTCCGCGACCGCCTCGACCAGCCGCCCGAGGAGAACCCCCGCGCCGCCGCTCAGGAGTTCGTGCAGGTGTTCTCCGACGCGACGCTCATCTGGGGCGACCTCGGCTGGATTGCGGAGCTAACCGACCTCCCGGTCGTCGCGAAGGGTATCCTCCACCCCGAGGACGCGAGAGCGGCCCTCGACCACGGTGCAGAGGGGGTCGTCGTCTCGAACCACGGCGGCCGACAGGTGGACAACGCCGTCGCCGCGCTGGACCAGCTCCCTCGAATCGTCGAGGCCGTGGACGAGGACGCCACCGTCGTCTTCGACTCGGGCATCCGCCGCGGCGCGGACGCCGTGGTAGCGCTCGCGCTCGGGGCGGATGCGGTCTCGCTCGGGCGTCCCTGGGTGTACGGGCTCGGGCTCGCCGGCGAGGACGGCGTCGCGAGCGTCTGCGAGAACTTCCTCGCGGACCTCGACCTGACGGTCGCGCTCGCCGGCTACGACGCCGTCGACGACATCGACGAATCCGCCCTACGTACCAGCTGA
- a CDS encoding thiolase family protein, with the protein MNEPVIVDAVRTPFGKRDGAFRDTHPQDLAAVPLRALEERNGFDPAIVDDVVYGCVTPKGDQGSNIGRIAPLVAGWGEEIPADAGPGASYEGRHGPPGVQLNRMCGSGQQAINFAAGQVAAGFQDVVVAGGVEHMTREPMGSDGGSMTETYREQYSELVPQGESAERIAGTWGFDRADLDELAVDSQRRWGEAWEAGRYDSQVVPVETTLDGEPITVERDGHARPGTDMDTLGGLPLAFREEGEGVIHAGNSSGIVDGAAATLVCSREVAEANGWEPMARIVAQEVVGVDPVMMLTGPIPATQQLLESEDMTVDDVDIFEVNEAFASVVAAWLEETGAPWERTNVNGGAIAHGHPLGATGAALVTKLVHELERTGAETALSTMCIGFGQGIATLIERE; encoded by the coding sequence ATGAACGAGCCAGTCATCGTGGACGCCGTGCGGACGCCGTTCGGGAAGCGCGACGGGGCCTTCCGGGACACCCACCCGCAGGACCTCGCGGCGGTCCCGCTCCGGGCGCTGGAGGAACGCAACGGGTTCGACCCCGCCATCGTCGACGACGTGGTGTACGGCTGTGTCACGCCGAAGGGCGACCAGGGGTCGAACATCGGCCGCATCGCCCCGCTCGTGGCGGGATGGGGTGAGGAGATACCCGCCGACGCCGGTCCGGGGGCGTCCTACGAGGGCCGCCACGGCCCGCCGGGGGTCCAGCTCAACCGGATGTGCGGCTCCGGCCAGCAGGCCATCAACTTCGCCGCCGGGCAGGTCGCGGCGGGCTTCCAGGACGTCGTCGTCGCCGGCGGCGTCGAGCACATGACCCGCGAGCCGATGGGCTCCGACGGCGGGTCGATGACCGAGACCTACCGCGAGCAGTACTCGGAGCTCGTCCCCCAGGGCGAGTCCGCCGAACGCATCGCGGGGACGTGGGGCTTCGACCGGGCCGACCTCGACGAGCTCGCCGTCGACTCGCAGCGCCGCTGGGGCGAGGCCTGGGAGGCGGGCCGGTACGACTCGCAGGTCGTCCCCGTCGAGACGACGCTCGACGGCGAACCGATCACGGTCGAACGAGACGGCCACGCCCGGCCCGGCACCGACATGGACACCCTGGGCGGGCTTCCGCTCGCCTTCCGCGAGGAGGGCGAGGGCGTCATCCACGCCGGCAACAGCTCGGGCATCGTCGACGGCGCGGCCGCGACCCTGGTGTGCTCGCGCGAGGTCGCCGAGGCGAACGGCTGGGAGCCGATGGCCCGCATCGTCGCACAGGAGGTCGTCGGCGTCGACCCCGTGATGATGCTCACCGGCCCCATTCCGGCCACGCAGCAGCTGCTCGAATCGGAGGACATGACGGTCGACGACGTGGACATCTTCGAGGTGAACGAGGCGTTCGCGAGCGTCGTCGCCGCGTGGCTGGAGGAGACCGGCGCGCCGTGGGAGCGCACGAACGTCAACGGCGGGGCCATCGCCCACGGGCACCCGCTCGGCGCGACCGGCGCGGCGCTCGTCACGAAGCTCGTCCACGAACTGGAGCGCACCGGCGCGGAGACCGCGCTCTCGACGATGTGCATCGGCTTCGGGCAGGGTATCGCGACGCTCATCGAGCGGGAGTGA
- a CDS encoding translation initiation factor IF-2 subunit beta: MEYETLLERAHADLPDMPQDAGSRLSIPDPAGETDGAFTRLTNLQAIADALSRDSQHLHRTIQRELGTNGQFDGNRARYNGSFSVSDFDAAIQQYIDEYVTCGECGLPDTRLVTEDGVDMLRCEACGAFQPVSKSKSPSSANVNPDEVEEGRTYEVKITGTGRKGDGVAEKGKYTIFVPGAQEGDVVQIYIKNISGTLAFARLA; encoded by the coding sequence ATGGAATACGAGACACTTCTCGAGCGAGCACACGCAGATCTCCCCGACATGCCACAGGACGCGGGCAGCCGACTCTCCATCCCCGACCCGGCCGGCGAGACCGACGGCGCGTTCACACGACTCACCAACCTCCAGGCCATCGCGGACGCCCTCTCGCGGGACTCCCAGCACCTCCACCGGACCATCCAGCGCGAACTCGGGACCAACGGCCAGTTCGACGGCAACCGGGCGCGCTACAACGGTTCGTTCTCCGTCTCCGACTTCGACGCGGCCATCCAGCAGTACATCGACGAGTACGTCACCTGCGGCGAGTGCGGCCTGCCCGACACCCGCCTCGTGACCGAGGACGGCGTCGACATGCTGCGCTGTGAGGCCTGCGGTGCCTTCCAGCCCGTCTCGAAGAGCAAGTCCCCCAGCAGCGCCAACGTCAACCCCGACGAGGTCGAGGAGGGACGGACCTACGAGGTCAAGATCACGGGCACCGGCCGCAAGGGCGACGGTGTTGCCGAGAAGGGCAAGTACACCATCTTCGTCCCCGGCGCACAGGAGGGCGACGTGGTCCAGATCTACATCAAGAACATCTCCGGCACGCTCGCGTTCGCGCGACTCGCCTGA
- a CDS encoding Sir2 family NAD-dependent protein deacetylase yields MTDPDPVAAAIADADEVVALTGAGLSTASGIPDFRSEGGLWDEFDERAFTIGRYRAQPARFWSDWLDLHGHFFDSEVAPNPAHDALARLESGGHLDALLTQNVDGLHLEAGSESVVHLHGTGTRATCPDCGTSIPVEAARDRVESGEDAPTCDCGGVYKPDTVLFGERLPGTALQESNRRAETADVFLAAGSSLTVDPASLLPDTALRNGATLVVVNLDRTRYAGRADHVAREPVEEFLPAVADRVAELDDRGDERTRQ; encoded by the coding sequence ATGACAGACCCGGACCCCGTCGCGGCCGCGATCGCCGACGCCGACGAGGTGGTCGCGCTGACCGGCGCGGGCCTCTCGACGGCCTCCGGCATCCCCGACTTCCGGAGCGAGGGCGGCCTCTGGGACGAGTTCGACGAGCGGGCGTTCACCATCGGGCGCTACCGCGCACAGCCCGCGCGGTTCTGGAGCGACTGGCTCGACCTCCACGGGCACTTCTTCGACAGCGAGGTCGCGCCGAATCCGGCCCACGACGCGCTCGCCCGGCTGGAGTCCGGAGGGCACCTCGACGCGCTGCTCACGCAGAACGTCGACGGGCTGCATCTCGAAGCCGGCTCCGAGTCCGTGGTGCACCTCCACGGAACCGGCACCCGGGCGACCTGTCCGGACTGTGGGACGTCCATCCCCGTCGAGGCGGCCCGCGACCGCGTGGAATCGGGCGAGGATGCGCCGACCTGTGACTGCGGCGGCGTCTACAAGCCGGACACGGTCCTGTTCGGCGAGCGGCTGCCAGGGACCGCCCTGCAGGAGTCGAATCGGCGGGCGGAGACGGCCGACGTGTTCCTCGCCGCGGGCTCCTCGCTCACGGTGGACCCGGCCAGCCTCCTCCCCGATACCGCGCTCCGGAACGGCGCGACGCTCGTCGTCGTCAATCTCGACCGGACGAGGTACGCGGGGCGTGCGGACCACGTGGCCCGCGAGCCCGTCGAGGAGTTCCTGCCGGCGGTCGCGGACCGGGTGGCCGAGCTGGACGACCGCGGCGACGAGCGAACCCGTCAGTAG
- a CDS encoding rhodanese-like domain-containing protein — protein MKRRALLTSGTLALGSLAGCLGRGDDGEPAPATATDARTQTSGGTDTNTPQEIGGDGTESGGSSGSPREVTANPGDPNPTDGFAPEPDAVPAARDIDTSSYETLEIEGEQIQLAPIGDVHYWWARQEARIADARGLSQYRESHILGAVASPVGTEIDDTFVGDWATDERIVCYCGCPHHLSSMRAAELQSAGYENVYVIDEGFFEWVDQSYPVVGADASNRTLYRIEGRTRPRYAGEMVVAHHVGSDRVEAAPVRRDGTYEIHVRFADVTPDSRLRVETPAYAVTATLQELTSSVVTARLAED, from the coding sequence ATGAAACGACGCGCGTTGCTCACGTCAGGTACCCTCGCACTGGGGAGCCTCGCGGGCTGTCTCGGCCGTGGTGACGACGGTGAACCAGCCCCCGCGACAGCCACGGACGCCCGGACGCAGACCAGTGGCGGGACCGACACGAACACGCCACAGGAGATCGGTGGCGACGGGACCGAATCCGGCGGGTCGTCGGGCTCGCCGCGGGAGGTGACCGCGAACCCCGGCGACCCGAACCCGACCGACGGCTTCGCACCCGAACCGGACGCCGTCCCGGCGGCGCGTGACATCGACACGTCGAGCTACGAGACCCTCGAAATCGAGGGCGAGCAGATCCAGCTCGCACCAATCGGGGACGTCCACTACTGGTGGGCCCGGCAGGAGGCTCGCATCGCCGACGCCCGGGGGCTGAGCCAGTACCGCGAGTCGCACATCCTGGGCGCGGTCGCGAGTCCGGTCGGGACCGAAATCGACGACACCTTCGTCGGCGACTGGGCGACCGACGAGCGCATCGTCTGCTACTGTGGCTGTCCGCATCACCTCTCCTCCATGCGGGCGGCGGAGCTCCAGTCGGCCGGCTACGAGAACGTCTACGTCATCGACGAGGGGTTCTTCGAGTGGGTCGACCAGTCCTACCCCGTCGTCGGGGCGGACGCGTCGAACCGCACTCTGTACCGCATCGAGGGTCGGACGCGACCGCGCTACGCCGGCGAGATGGTCGTGGCGCATCACGTCGGGAGCGACCGGGTGGAGGCCGCCCCGGTCAGGCGCGACGGCACCTACGAGATCCACGTCCGGTTCGCGGACGTGACGCCGGACTCCCGGCTCCGGGTCGAGACACCGGCCTACGCCGTCACGGCGACGCTCCAGGAGCTGACGAGCAGCGTCGTCACGGCGCGGTTGGCCGAGGACTGA
- a CDS encoding DUF7544 domain-containing protein, translating to MSLHAVDELDDAIDVTKGLLFPVDMWLWLKLALVTLFVGGGAGFPSYAFNFAGSTGGDGGGGGGGPGFGLTDGELLLVAGGLVVAILGFFLLFGALGAIMEFVFVEALVGGEVRIRRDIGEYWRRGLRLFGFRLAVSLPMLLVVLAVVAAFLFPVLLGGGFELGIILLLAAVPLVFILAFVVGIVNGFTSVFVVPVMLADDCGVLDGWRTLWPSLTDETVEYIGFAVINYVIRLVTGTAATMVLGVTALVLLVPAALFVFGVLAVLPAAPGLLAVATFVVVGAVYLVALFAVWAVVLVPIESYHRYHALLVLGDLLPDYDLVADRRPAEKGGSGGATPDDDGPGGFDEDADGFGDDRDDGFDDDRDDGFGDGSPGPV from the coding sequence ATGTCCCTCCACGCAGTAGACGAACTCGACGACGCGATCGACGTGACGAAGGGGTTGCTGTTCCCCGTCGACATGTGGCTTTGGCTCAAGCTCGCGCTCGTCACGCTGTTCGTCGGCGGCGGCGCAGGCTTCCCGTCCTACGCGTTCAATTTCGCCGGGTCGACCGGCGGCGATGGCGGTGGCGGCGGTGGCGGACCCGGGTTTGGCCTGACCGACGGCGAGTTGCTCCTCGTCGCCGGCGGGCTCGTCGTCGCAATCCTCGGGTTCTTCCTCCTGTTCGGCGCCCTCGGTGCCATCATGGAGTTCGTCTTCGTCGAGGCGCTCGTCGGCGGCGAGGTCCGGATCAGACGCGACATCGGCGAGTACTGGCGGCGCGGGCTCCGCCTGTTCGGCTTCCGCCTCGCGGTGAGTCTGCCGATGCTGCTGGTCGTCCTCGCCGTCGTCGCCGCGTTCCTGTTCCCCGTCCTGCTCGGTGGCGGGTTCGAACTCGGCATCATCCTGCTGCTGGCCGCGGTCCCGCTCGTCTTCATCCTCGCGTTCGTCGTCGGCATCGTCAACGGGTTCACGAGCGTCTTCGTCGTGCCGGTGATGCTCGCCGACGACTGCGGCGTCCTCGACGGCTGGCGGACCCTCTGGCCGTCGCTCACGGACGAGACGGTGGAGTACATCGGATTCGCCGTCATCAACTACGTCATCCGGCTCGTGACCGGGACCGCAGCCACGATGGTCCTCGGCGTGACCGCACTCGTGCTGCTCGTCCCGGCCGCCCTCTTCGTGTTCGGCGTGCTGGCGGTCCTCCCGGCTGCACCGGGCCTGCTCGCGGTCGCCACGTTCGTCGTGGTCGGTGCCGTCTACCTCGTCGCGCTGTTCGCCGTCTGGGCCGTCGTACTGGTTCCCATCGAGTCGTACCACCGCTACCACGCGCTGCTCGTCCTCGGTGACCTCCTGCCGGACTACGACCTCGTCGCGGACCGGCGGCCGGCGGAGAAGGGCGGCTCCGGTGGCGCTACCCCGGACGACGACGGTCCGGGCGGGTTCGACGAAGACGCCGACGGCTTCGGCGACGACCGGGACGACGGCTTTGACGACGACCGGGACGACGGCTTCGGCGACGGCTCGCCCGGTCCGGTGTAG
- a CDS encoding universal stress protein → MYEVLLALDTAEERARSQAEAVVDLPDAPDSVHVTVFHVFRDNPEGASVTQLGTVHAVRDVLDEAGIDYSLSESSGDPAPEILDEAADRDVDCICVSGRRRSPAGKALFGSTTQGVILDADRPVLVAPPQDK, encoded by the coding sequence ATGTACGAGGTACTGCTGGCACTCGATACGGCCGAAGAGCGCGCACGATCCCAGGCTGAGGCAGTCGTCGACCTTCCGGACGCCCCGGATTCGGTCCACGTCACCGTCTTCCACGTCTTCCGGGACAACCCCGAAGGGGCGTCGGTCACCCAGCTCGGCACGGTCCACGCGGTCCGTGACGTGCTCGACGAGGCCGGCATCGACTACTCGCTCTCGGAGTCCAGTGGGGACCCCGCCCCGGAGATTCTCGACGAGGCGGCCGACAGGGATGTCGACTGCATCTGCGTGAGCGGTCGCCGTCGGTCGCCCGCCGGGAAGGCCCTGTTCGGTTCGACGACCCAGGGCGTCATCCTCGACGCGGACCGTCCGGTGCTCGTCGCGCCGCCCCAGGACAAGTAA
- a CDS encoding SDR family NAD(P)-dependent oxidoreductase, producing MDIDRYDSLDGQVALVTGANRGLGAEIAAELAELDATVYAGARRPNDVTADDLHPVELDVTNDESMRTAVERIDEEAGRLDVLVNNAGIGGPSAVLHRLEPRDIDAVFDVNLRGPTILTRFALPLLLDRPGGRVVNLSSGMGALGEGMSGGSAPYRISKTGLNGLTASLHGEYGDDGLLANAVCPGWVRTDMVGPGASRSPAEGADTPVWLATFRPGSPSGRFWRDRHVIDW from the coding sequence ATGGACATCGACCGGTACGACTCCCTCGACGGACAGGTCGCGCTCGTCACCGGCGCGAACCGTGGCCTCGGGGCCGAGATCGCGGCCGAGCTGGCCGAACTCGACGCGACCGTCTACGCCGGAGCGAGACGGCCGAACGACGTGACGGCCGACGACCTTCACCCGGTCGAACTCGACGTGACGAACGACGAGTCGATGCGGACCGCGGTCGAGCGAATCGACGAGGAGGCGGGGCGACTCGACGTGCTCGTGAACAACGCTGGCATCGGTGGCCCCTCCGCGGTGCTGCACCGGCTCGAACCCCGGGACATCGACGCCGTGTTCGACGTGAACCTGCGCGGGCCGACCATCCTCACGAGATTCGCCCTGCCGCTGCTGCTCGACCGACCGGGCGGGCGCGTCGTCAACCTCTCCTCCGGGATGGGCGCGCTGGGCGAGGGGATGTCCGGGGGGAGCGCCCCGTATCGAATCTCGAAGACGGGGCTCAACGGGCTGACGGCGTCCCTCCACGGCGAGTACGGGGACGATGGCCTGCTCGCCAACGCGGTCTGTCCCGGCTGGGTCCGCACCGACATGGTTGGGCCGGGTGCGAGCCGGAGCCCCGCAGAGGGTGCGGACACACCCGTCTGGCTGGCGACGTTCCGACCGGGCAGCCCATCGGGGCGGTTCTGGCGGGACCGTCACGTCATCGACTGGTGA
- a CDS encoding lamin tail domain-containing protein, whose amino-acid sequence MRRRDFLTALTVATSTTALGRRAAAEVRETTATTVDALEFDSSASLLDSNGNYLTDDSRIAVKAETTALNEDSDGNGDATYYDASTDIPLVTVDGDVVGFGATLVSNQANFRSGNEEFVLNVFDAHLGGSGSVLYDEGHDQYHSLNDFSNMANYAENDGYTVAATTDLATDLPSADALWLTAPSTAFTSSEKSALSSFVANGGAVFIFDRADYSDFDETANLNDVASALSLAFRFNDDQVTDDTNNGGAYYKPTTTRFDTGFGYFADRPGMEIDPDATHVVDVTSVADGDTCDVQFDSGRVENVRILGIDTPEKEQYQQYERTQEWEGIESLTYLADEGAAATTFAQNELSGETVEVSFDDAEAGIFDEFDRLLGYIHYDADADGVRDEFYNYRAVEQGYARLYSSAFSNHASFFQAEQAARSEGLNVWSQSDPATSSEIRNGSVSELFFPTAASVRTAAGAIDAARVPVLAGTNASQTESPTVTYTDIPLVGVDSDANVALVGAPLIDESYEQAEGYAVDTSGYGNFAFLSNLLDELSDVGGPVLVDGGHGQFASDSAIAGEDAAYYQRYLEGVGLGFEQINDLSESRLDDARALLVATPSEGFTTSEVDELKAFRDAGGAVVLVGSGNAAASARSNLNSLASDLGSDLRINDDQVVDSTDNVDGDQTVPTTTRFDTSFPYFSSFSADDTHLSVVQVHADGSTLNDEFVVFQNDGDTAVDLSGYVVEDAAGYDYTVPSGVTLDAGAQVTLHTGSGTDTGTDLYWGSGSPVWNNTGDTVYLLDDAAATVLSRTYAGDGFDETDGGGGTGGSIAVDSVHADAAGSEYDNLNDEYVVFTNPGDSAIDLTGYAVEDAASTHYDFPSGFSLDAGATVTLHTGSGSDTSTDLYWGSSSPVWNNAGDTVYVLDDGGTTVVNYSY is encoded by the coding sequence ATGCGACGGCGTGACTTCCTGACGGCGCTGACGGTGGCGACATCGACCACGGCACTCGGCCGACGGGCGGCGGCCGAGGTTCGCGAGACGACGGCGACGACGGTCGACGCGCTGGAGTTCGACTCGTCTGCCAGTCTGCTCGACTCGAACGGCAACTACCTCACCGACGACTCCCGCATCGCCGTCAAGGCCGAGACGACGGCGCTGAACGAGGATTCGGACGGCAACGGCGACGCGACGTACTACGACGCCTCGACGGACATCCCCCTCGTGACCGTCGACGGGGACGTGGTCGGCTTCGGCGCGACGCTGGTCTCGAACCAGGCGAACTTCCGCAGCGGCAACGAGGAGTTCGTCCTGAACGTCTTCGACGCCCACCTCGGCGGGAGCGGGAGCGTCCTCTACGACGAGGGCCACGACCAGTACCACAGCCTGAACGACTTTTCGAACATGGCAAACTACGCCGAGAACGACGGCTACACGGTCGCGGCGACGACCGACCTCGCCACCGACCTCCCGTCAGCCGACGCGCTCTGGCTCACCGCGCCGTCGACCGCGTTCACGTCGAGCGAGAAGTCCGCGCTCTCGTCGTTCGTCGCGAACGGCGGCGCGGTGTTCATCTTCGACCGGGCGGACTACAGCGACTTCGACGAGACGGCGAACCTGAACGACGTGGCGAGCGCGCTCTCGCTCGCGTTCCGGTTCAACGACGACCAGGTGACCGACGACACGAACAACGGCGGCGCGTACTACAAGCCGACGACGACGAGGTTCGACACCGGCTTCGGCTACTTCGCGGACCGGCCGGGGATGGAGATCGACCCCGACGCGACCCACGTCGTGGACGTGACGAGCGTGGCAGACGGCGACACCTGCGACGTGCAGTTCGACTCCGGTCGGGTCGAGAATGTCCGCATCCTCGGCATCGACACGCCCGAGAAGGAGCAGTACCAGCAGTACGAGCGGACCCAGGAGTGGGAGGGCATCGAGTCGCTGACCTACCTCGCCGACGAAGGCGCGGCAGCGACGACGTTCGCCCAGAACGAGCTCTCGGGCGAGACCGTCGAGGTGAGCTTCGACGACGCAGAGGCGGGCATCTTCGACGAGTTCGACCGTCTCCTGGGGTACATCCACTACGACGCCGACGCCGACGGGGTCCGCGACGAGTTCTACAACTACCGGGCCGTCGAGCAGGGCTACGCCCGGCTCTACTCCTCGGCCTTCTCCAACCACGCGAGCTTCTTCCAGGCCGAGCAGGCCGCCCGGAGCGAGGGGCTGAACGTCTGGAGCCAGAGCGACCCGGCGACCAGCAGCGAGATACGCAACGGGAGCGTCAGCGAGCTGTTCTTCCCGACGGCGGCCAGCGTCCGGACGGCTGCCGGGGCCATCGACGCCGCACGTGTGCCCGTCCTCGCCGGGACGAACGCGAGCCAGACCGAGTCGCCGACGGTCACCTACACCGACATCCCGCTCGTCGGCGTGGATTCGGACGCGAACGTCGCACTCGTCGGGGCGCCGCTCATCGACGAGTCCTACGAGCAGGCCGAGGGGTACGCCGTCGACACCTCGGGCTACGGCAACTTCGCGTTCCTCTCGAACCTGCTCGACGAACTCTCGGACGTGGGCGGCCCGGTGCTCGTCGACGGCGGCCACGGACAGTTCGCGAGCGACTCCGCCATCGCGGGCGAGGACGCCGCCTACTACCAGCGCTATCTCGAGGGCGTCGGCCTCGGCTTCGAGCAGATCAACGACCTGAGCGAGAGCCGGCTGGACGACGCGCGGGCACTCCTCGTCGCCACGCCCTCTGAGGGGTTCACGACGAGCGAGGTGGATGAGCTGAAGGCGTTCCGCGACGCCGGCGGCGCGGTCGTCCTCGTCGGCTCCGGGAACGCGGCCGCCAGCGCGCGGTCGAACCTCAACTCGCTCGCAAGCGACCTCGGCAGCGACCTCCGCATCAACGACGACCAGGTCGTCGACAGCACCGACAACGTCGACGGCGACCAGACGGTCCCGACGACGACCCGGTTCGACACGTCCTTCCCCTATTTCTCGTCGTTCAGCGCCGACGACACGCACCTCTCGGTCGTGCAGGTCCACGCCGACGGGAGCACGCTGAACGACGAGTTCGTCGTCTTCCAGAACGACGGCGACACGGCGGTCGACCTCTCGGGCTACGTCGTCGAGGACGCCGCCGGCTACGACTACACCGTCCCGTCCGGGGTCACGCTCGACGCCGGCGCACAGGTCACGCTGCACACCGGCTCCGGCACCGACACCGGCACCGACCTCTACTGGGGCTCGGGCTCGCCCGTCTGGAACAACACCGGCGACACCGTCTACCTGCTCGACGACGCCGCCGCGACGGTGCTCTCTCGAACGTACGCCGGCGATGGCTTCGACGAGACCGACGGCGGCGGCGGCACCGGCGGCAGCATCGCCGTCGATTCGGTCCACGCCGACGCCGCCGGCAGCGAGTACGACAACCTGAACGACGAGTACGTCGTGTTCACGAACCCCGGCGATTCGGCCATCGACCTCACCGGCTACGCCGTCGAGGACGCGGCCAGCACCCACTACGACTTCCCGTCCGGCTTCAGCCTCGACGCGGGCGCGACGGTCACGCTGCACACCGGCTCCGGCTCCGATACGAGCACCGACCTCTACTGGGGGTCGAGCTCACCCGTCTGGAACAACGCCGGCGACACCGTCTACGTCCTCGACGACGGCGGGACGACGGTCGTGAACTACAGCTACTGA
- a CDS encoding VOC family protein, which produces MPDEEIPVTAEAPDSPFRTTGTDHMTIIGSNEEDTVAFYRDLLGMPLVLRQPNLDDPSQTHLFFDTGDGRILTFFVSDDRPSNTGPQRTGVGGVHHLAFSVAPDRFEEVVDAIEADGRGYNIFDRGIFHSLYTTDNNGLVIELATDKYEFPDERRAEVLATTQRIREEDGAEYAQDEHMAAALEELGIEVEKHDLPDADSGVGGVS; this is translated from the coding sequence ATGCCCGACGAGGAGATCCCGGTCACCGCCGAGGCACCGGACAGTCCGTTCCGCACCACCGGCACCGACCACATGACCATCATCGGGAGCAACGAGGAAGATACGGTCGCGTTCTACCGCGACCTGCTCGGGATGCCGCTCGTGCTCCGACAGCCGAACCTCGACGACCCGTCGCAGACGCACCTGTTCTTCGACACCGGCGACGGCCGCATCCTCACGTTCTTCGTGAGCGACGACCGACCGTCGAACACCGGGCCGCAGCGCACCGGCGTCGGCGGGGTCCACCACCTCGCGTTCAGCGTCGCCCCCGACCGGTTCGAGGAGGTGGTCGACGCCATCGAGGCCGACGGCCGCGGCTACAACATCTTCGACCGTGGCATCTTCCACTCGCTGTACACCACCGACAACAACGGGCTCGTGATAGAGCTCGCCACCGACAAGTACGAGTTCCCCGACGAGCGCCGAGCCGAGGTGCTGGCGACGACCCAGCGCATCCGCGAGGAGGACGGTGCGGAGTACGCGCAGGACGAGCACATGGCGGCCGCGCTGGAGGAACTCGGCATCGAGGTCGAGAAGCACGACCTGCCCGACGCCGACAGCGGCGTCGGGGGTGTCTCGTAA